GTGGCTGGAGGTCTCTCCCACGTCGGGCTCATCAACCGGCGAATCCGATCCCATCACCGTCACCTACGACCTCGCGGGCTTGCCGGCGGCCGAACGGACGGCAACAATCACCGTCGTATCGCAGGAGGCCTGGAACAGTCCTCAGACCATTTCCGTCACTTTCACAACGTGGACGGTCGGTCCTGATTTTGACCGCGACGGCGACGTGGACCAGTTTGATTTCGGGATATTTCAGCGATGCCTGTCGGGGGCCGGCGTCGTGCAGCAGGATCCACTCTGCGAACCGACTCTACTGGACGCTGATGAGGATGTGGACGGCGACGACCTGAGTATTTTTCTGCGATGCCTGAGCGGGCCGGGCCTGTTGGCAGAACCGACCTGCGATGATTGAGGCCTTGAGTGCTCCGGGAATCCCGATTCTCGCGTTTTGCGGTGCGATCAGGACCGTTTGCCGGGACGGATGTGGAACCTTGCCGCCGTCCGGGGCGTCACCGGGCGGAGGGAACGTTCTTTGTGAGTCTACGGGGAGGAGCTTCCGGAGGCGGGTCATTCACGGACCGGTAGGGGAGGGTCTCTATTCTTTCAGGTCGTGCGTAAGCACGCCGGACTGTGCCACTTTCTGAGCCAGGTTGCGATAGGCATGGACCAGGTCGCGACAGATCAGATCCATCCGCTGGCGGAGGTCGCGACGTTCGCGAATGATGCGCGAGACCATGGCACGCAGCCGTCGATATCGCCGCCGGCGGTGGCGGTAACAAAGGCGCCGCTCGGCTGACTTCTGGATCAGGTCCATCAGGTCGGCAATATCAAAAGGCTGGATGAGCACGTCAGTGACTCTGAGGCGGAGGGCTTCGATGGCCTCCTCGGCCGTGGGCTGCTCGGTGGTAAGGATCACCGGACAACGGTTGGTCAGGCGCAGCTCCCGGGTGAGGGCAAGGCCGTCTCCATCGGGCAGGGACATCGCGGTCACCACCACGTCATGCCGCGTGGTCAGCTCCTCGCAAAGGGCGTCCGAGGCGGTGGTGACGTGGGTCACCTCGGCCCAGGAGGTGTCTCGCAGGCAGCGCGAGACCATTTCCGCGAGTTCTTCGTCGGCGTTGACCAGGAGAATCTGCACGCGCTTGTCGGTCATTGCTCTTCCCACTGCCGGATCAGCACCAGGCTCGCAGGTTCAAAAAAGGCCGGCGGACGCTTCGGCCGCGAGAGCGAGGAGGAGGAGAAAAGAGGAGGAGGTAGCCTACACGTCCCGCCCGGCCCGGAACTTCTGCTGCGATATCTGCTTCGATCACCCCGTTCATATTCGCCGGCGGTTCGCGGGCCTCAACCCGCGGCGACCGGCAGCTCCACCAAGACCACCGTTCCTTGGCCCGCGGTGCTGGTCAGCCGGATCCTTCCCCCGTTGATCTCGGCGTACCGGACCGCCCGGCTCAAGCCCAGCCCTCGCCCCCGCCCGGCGGGCCGGCGAGAGAAAAACGGATCGGTCGCGTGCTCGAGGACTTCGGGGGTCATGCCGCAACCGTTGTCCTCCACCGCGACGACAAGCCTGTCATCGGTCATATCTCCCCGGCAATTGATGAACAAGCGAGGTTCCGGGGTATCACGCAGAGCGTCGACGGCATTGCGGATCAGCTCGTCGAATAATGTCTTGATCTGGGAAGCATCCGCGTGGATCGGGGGCAGGCCGTCCGATAGTTCAAGGCGGAATTGGGATTCGGTCAGGGACGTTTTTTCAAGCCATTCGCGTCGAAGCTGGCCCAATAAACCGGCGATGGAAAAATCGGCGATCCGCGGGGGTGTGGGCTTGGCGAATTGCATGAGCTCCGAGACGATAGCGCTGGCCCGATGTGCGTGCTCGGCGATAAGTAGGGCGACGCGGCGGGTTTCCTCGTCGACCTCGGCCTGATGGAGCATCTGAGCCCGCCCGGAGATGACCGCAAGCGGGTTGTTAAGCTCATGCGCCGCGCCGGCTGCCATTTCTCCGACCATGGCCAGCGAACGAGCACGGGCGAGTTCCTCCTGGGAATTGACCAGCCGGCGGTTGAGATCGGCCAGTTCTTCGTTCAATTGACGCGACAGGACGCGGGACTCGGCACCGGCCAACCAGGCGCCTAGAGCATCCCCCAGGGCCGACATCGACTCGTCCAGGTCAACCGGCCGCTGAGTGCCGATGACGATCGCCCCCAGAAAACCATCCTGGTGGCGAATGGGCCAATACCACCCGGGGGAGCTTCCGAACGAGTGCCTCAGACGATCCAGCAGCGGCCCCGGAACCGCCGTCGCGTTTTGCCAGCCTTCGCCGCCGCCGGACACGGCAGAGACATCGCCGAGGGCCGCGATCGGCAGGATCTCGACTTGCGGTCCGCCTTCCCCGCCGTTTGAGG
The window above is part of the Phycisphaerae bacterium genome. Proteins encoded here:
- a CDS encoding response regulator → MTDKRVQILLVNADEELAEMVSRCLRDTSWAEVTHVTTASDALCEELTTRHDVVVTAMSLPDGDGLALTRELRLTNRCPVILTTEQPTAEEAIEALRLRVTDVLIQPFDIADLMDLIQKSAERRLCYRHRRRRYRRLRAMVSRIIRERRDLRQRMDLICRDLVHAYRNLAQKVAQSGVLTHDLKE